Below is a genomic region from Campylobacter concisus ATCC 51562.
TTCAAGAGTTTTGCTTGCATTTTCTTCTATACTAAATTTTTGCGAAAGTAAAAATGACTTCTCTTGCAGCTCTCTCATCATGTCATTATCATTAAGCACCTGCTCCACTAGCTCCAGTATACTTTCATCATTTGGTTCACGCATGATAAAACGATTTTCTAAAATTTCAGCTGCCCCATTTTGAGCCGTTGTAAAGACAATATTTTTAAAGCTAAGTGCCTCTAAAACGACATTTGAAAATGGCTCATAGTGTGTTGGAAATATAAAAATATCACTTGCTTCATAAAATTTTGCAGTCATTTTTTGCTCACCTGTAAAAAATGCATTTATCTTTAGCTTTTTTGCTAGCTTCTTATATGAATTTAAATTTTTATCTTTGCCTACTATTAGCGCATTTACTGGCGTTTTTAGCTTTGAGACAAGAAGCAAAAAGTCCTTTACCCCTTTTCTTTTAAAGCCATTTCCGACAAAAAGCACAATTGGTAAATTGTAATCGAGTCCAAATTCTTCGCATACGCTAAGTTTTGCTTCACCTTTTTCTACTTTTTGTGGCAAATTTATACCGTTGTAAATGGTAACGATCTTTGACTCATCGACACCGTAAGCTGAGATGATTTGCTCTTTTATATAGTTTGAATTTGCGATTATCTTTTTAGAATTTTTAAAGCAACGTTTTTCTAAATATGGATAGACAAAATTTAGAGGATTAACCCACCAAAATGGCTTTGTAGCACGATAAATTTTATGTACACCGTCCCCTGCTCTATAAATATCTGTGCAGCTCACTCGCTCTAAGCTAAAATATACCTCATCGTTTTGTTTCTGGCGTTTTACCTGTGCGTTAAATTTCAAAGCCTTTTTCCATGACGAGATCCTAGCCTCCCCTAGATATGAGCGTATAGAAGTGTCCATACCTACGTCTTTTAGGGCTTTAGTAAGCCTTCTTAAATAGCGTTCGGCACCACCGACTGCGTTTGGATTGATACGTAAAAAAACTATTTTTTTCATGACCTCAAAGCTTTTTGTTTTGTGATTTTTTATTTGTAATGTCCGCCATAATATCAAAAATTTTTATAAATCAGCCTATTTTTTGCCTAAATTTCATAAAATTACACAAAGGATAAAAATGAAAACACTTACAATTATTGATACTTTTGGTTTCTTTTTTAGGCTCTACTACGCCATGAGCGGACTTAAAAACCGTGAGGGCAAGCCAAGCGGAATGATAAGTGGCTTTGCAAATTTTATAGCAAGCCTCAAAGATGAATACCAAAGCGACTATCTCATCTTCGCACTTGATAGTAAGGGCAAGACCTTACGTCACGAAATTTTAGGTGATTACAAAGCAAATAGGAGCGAGCCACCAGCTCAGCTAAAAGAACAACTTCCAGTTTGCATAGATATGATAGAAAAAATGGGGCTTTACAGCCTTAGCCGAGAGGGCTACGAGGCCGATGATATCATCGCAAGTGCGGTTAAATTTTGCAAAGATAAAGATATATTTGTGCGTATCGTTACGCATGATAAAGACCTTTACCAGCTCATAGAGGACGGCAAAGTGAGCATCTACAGCCCACAAAGCAAGATTGATCATGATAGTGCAAGCTGCTTTGAAAAGTATGGCGTCTATCCAGCTCAGGTGAGGGACTTTTTAGCCATCGCTGGAGACAGCTCAGACAACATCCCAGGCGTCAAAGGCATCGGCGCAGTGGGAGCTAAGAAGCTTTTGGCTGAGTATGGCAGCTTAGAGGGAATTTATGAAAATTTATCCCTTCTTAGAAACGAGCGCACTAAAAATATGCTTGCCGCCGCAAAAGACGAAGCATTTTTGAGCAAAAAGCTAGCCACTTTATTTGATGACGCAGTTAGTTCATTTGATCTTGAGCACTCTAAATTTCCAGAGCAAAATCCTTTGATAAATATCTCAGAAATTTTAAAAGAGTACGATCTAAATAGGCTTCTTAAGAGCTTGCAAAAAGAGGAAAATGCTGAATTTAAGCTTGGCTTTAGAGCAAATTTACTCCTTGATGAGGCTAGCGTAGAAAAGCTCTTATCAGACGTCACGCCAGAGACCATCGTCGCCTTTGACACCGAGACCACAGGCGTTGATAGCAGGAGCGCAAAGATCGTTGGTTTTAGCTTTTGCTTTAACGACGAGGACGCCTACTACGTGCCAGTGGCCCATAACTACCTAGGCGCGCCAAAGCAAATAGACCTAAAATTTGCCACTTGGGCGGTAGCGCAAATTTATAAAGGCTGCGTGATCGGACAAAATTTAAAATATGACTTTGAGATCGTGAAAAACAACCTTGGGCTCAACCCTCCAGCAAATTTCAAAGACACGATGATACTTGCTTGGCTTAGCGATCCAAACTCAAGTGTCGGCATGGACGCGCTGGCAAAGAGACTTTATGACTACGACACGATCAAATTTGAAGATGTGGTCAAAAAGGGACAAACTTTTGGCGATTTGCCCCTAGAAAATGCCGCTAAATACGCAAGTGAGGACGCTTGGATAACGCTTAAATTTTATAAAACTTTTCAAAACACGCTTGATAAAAATTTACTAGCCCTTGCCGATACGCACGAGTTTCCTTTTATCCTCACGCTCTTTGACATGGAGCAAAACGGTATCAAGATAAACGAAGCCAAAATGCAAAAGCTCATCCTTGAAAACGACACCAAACTAAAGGCGCTAACAAGTGAAATTTACGAGCTAAGCGGCGAAAATTTCAACATAAACTCCGTAAAACAGCTTGGCGTCATACTTTTTGAGCACCTAAAGCTCCCGACCAAAAAGAAGACAAAAACAGGATATAGCACCGATGAGAGCGTGCTAGCTGAGCTTACGGACGCTCATCCAGTGATAGAAAAAATTTTAGCTTACCGCGAGCTATATAAACTGCAAAGCACCTACTGCGAACCACTTTTAGCACTTGCGAAAAAGGATGAGGGCTCGCGAATTTACACAAGCTTTTTACAAACTGGCACGAGCACTGGCAGGCTTTCAAGTAAAAATCCAAATTTACAAAATATCCCAGCTCGTGGCAACCTCGCAAAGGATGTCAGAGAGTGCTTTGAGGCGCGCGAGGGATATAGCTTTGTAGGGCTTGACTACAGCCAGATCGAGCTTAGACTGCTAGCTCACTTTAGCCGTGATCCTGCACTTCTTGAGGCGTTTAAAAATGATGAGGATATCCACGCAAGGACGGCTATTAGCATATTTGGTAGCAGCGACGGACAAAATAGAGCCGTGGCAAAGAGTATAAATTTTGGCCTAATTTACGGCATGGGCTCAAGCAAACTAGCAAATCAAGTAAATATCACAAGAGCCGAGGCAAAAGAGTACATAGAGCGCTATTTTAAGGCGTTTGCGACGATCAAAGAATTTTTAGAGAGCATAAAAATTTCAGCCAAAAACGATGGCTTTGTGCAGACACTACTTGGCAGAAAGCGCTACTTTGACTTTAAAAGTGCCACACCTATGCAAATAGCGATGTTTGAACGCGAGGCGGTAAATACGGTCTTTCAAGGCTCAGCAGCAGATCTTGTCAAGATGGCGATGGTAAAAGTTAGAGCAAATTTAGATGAAAAAGCGAATATGTTGCTTCAGATCCACGACGAGCTGATCTTTGAAGTAAAAGACGAATTTGCGCAGGAATTTGGCAAGGCGACACAAAAGACGATGGAGGAAATTTACACGTTAAATGTGCCACTTAAAACATCGCTAAATATCGCCAAAAACTGGGGTGAGCTAAAATAACTCCATGCTTGGCTTACCCTTTTCTTTTTCTAAGAACTCAAGTAATAAAGTCATTTGTAGTTTTTGGCTTTCATTTCCATTTTTTGATATCTTATTAAACACCCCTAGGATTTTATTTTTAAGCTCATTGGCTTCCGGATGCCTATCAGGACGTAAAAATTTTACTGCACTATATACAAAATCTCTATTCGCATAGCAATATTTTTCTAAGTCTTCACTTTTTATTTTAGATGACAATACTTCTAGTATCGGGTTCTTACTCATGAAAATATTTTCTATTATATTTTCAGCAGAAGATATTTTAAATTTTTCTTTTTCATACATAAGCTCATTGTATAAATCTTTAATTTGGTCATCAAAACCATTCATTATATTGATAGTTTCTGTATCAAAATATTCATATTGTTTATTGTCAAATATAGATTTCAAATATTTTAACAATACTTCGATAGCAAATTTACGATATTTTTCTTTATGCTTTTCGTCAAATTCTTCCAACTTTTCTATATATAATAAAAAAGAATCAACCTCTACTATCTCTAATATTCTTTCCCTATTTTTTCTAAATAACCAAAAAGTTTATTTGTAAAGTCAGAATTTTTATATTGCAAATCATATATACCATTAAAATATTCATTTATAATGCTATTTTTTACTTCTTCAAATTGCTCCCTCTCTATTAGCCTCCCAACTATTTTCTTAAATTCATCAGCATCTATAATCGATCTTTTTACATAAGAAAATATATTTAAACTTAATTGATGATAGTCTACATCTTTAGAAAATATTAGTGCATCTACATTACTCAGATAACCTTTGTTTTTAAACAAGCCATATA
It encodes:
- a CDS encoding glycosyltransferase family 4 protein, yielding MKKIVFLRINPNAVGGAERYLRRLTKALKDVGMDTSIRSYLGEARISSWKKALKFNAQVKRQKQNDEVYFSLERVSCTDIYRAGDGVHKIYRATKPFWWVNPLNFVYPYLEKRCFKNSKKIIANSNYIKEQIISAYGVDESKIVTIYNGINLPQKVEKGEAKLSVCEEFGLDYNLPIVLFVGNGFKRKGVKDFLLLVSKLKTPVNALIVGKDKNLNSYKKLAKKLKINAFFTGEQKMTAKFYEASDIFIFPTHYEPFSNVVLEALSFKNIVFTTAQNGAAEILENRFIMREPNDESILELVEQVLNDNDMMRELQEKSFLLSQKFSIEENASKTLEIINEVLNLE
- the polA gene encoding DNA polymerase I, with protein sequence MKTLTIIDTFGFFFRLYYAMSGLKNREGKPSGMISGFANFIASLKDEYQSDYLIFALDSKGKTLRHEILGDYKANRSEPPAQLKEQLPVCIDMIEKMGLYSLSREGYEADDIIASAVKFCKDKDIFVRIVTHDKDLYQLIEDGKVSIYSPQSKIDHDSASCFEKYGVYPAQVRDFLAIAGDSSDNIPGVKGIGAVGAKKLLAEYGSLEGIYENLSLLRNERTKNMLAAAKDEAFLSKKLATLFDDAVSSFDLEHSKFPEQNPLINISEILKEYDLNRLLKSLQKEENAEFKLGFRANLLLDEASVEKLLSDVTPETIVAFDTETTGVDSRSAKIVGFSFCFNDEDAYYVPVAHNYLGAPKQIDLKFATWAVAQIYKGCVIGQNLKYDFEIVKNNLGLNPPANFKDTMILAWLSDPNSSVGMDALAKRLYDYDTIKFEDVVKKGQTFGDLPLENAAKYASEDAWITLKFYKTFQNTLDKNLLALADTHEFPFILTLFDMEQNGIKINEAKMQKLILENDTKLKALTSEIYELSGENFNINSVKQLGVILFEHLKLPTKKKTKTGYSTDESVLAELTDAHPVIEKILAYRELYKLQSTYCEPLLALAKKDEGSRIYTSFLQTGTSTGRLSSKNPNLQNIPARGNLAKDVRECFEAREGYSFVGLDYSQIELRLLAHFSRDPALLEAFKNDEDIHARTAISIFGSSDGQNRAVAKSINFGLIYGMGSSKLANQVNITRAEAKEYIERYFKAFATIKEFLESIKISAKNDGFVQTLLGRKRYFDFKSATPMQIAMFEREAVNTVFQGSAADLVKMAMVKVRANLDEKANMLLQIHDELIFEVKDEFAQEFGKATQKTMEEIYTLNVPLKTSLNIAKNWGELK